One window of the Agrobacterium larrymoorei genome contains the following:
- a CDS encoding NAD(P)-dependent oxidoreductase: MSAEMQATVGVIGLGSMGIGMATTLASKGFRTLGFDLSQERRILAAKSAVGPLETIAAAFEVSDFLVFSLPTAKDVEAVIDQHIDILEQRSGTRIIIIDTSTSEPDVSRKLARRLAELNHGFLDAPVSGGPAGAASGKLTMMIGGAEKDAALARPVIEALSAKVLHVGASGSGNVAKLINNLLAAAHMITTSEALKLALSSGIDPEAALRVLNAASGKSMISEVHFPTWIMSDRFDSGFSMGLMRKDVRLASELARSTGAELPIAELVSQLWSKSELKDSDDFTRMGAFKPSSK; encoded by the coding sequence ATGTCGGCAGAGATGCAAGCGACTGTAGGGGTCATCGGCCTCGGCAGTATGGGAATCGGCATGGCAACGACTTTGGCATCGAAAGGCTTCCGCACCCTCGGCTTTGACCTTTCGCAGGAGCGTCGCATCCTTGCAGCCAAATCGGCAGTCGGACCTTTAGAGACGATTGCTGCGGCATTCGAAGTGAGTGACTTCCTTGTCTTTTCACTCCCAACAGCAAAAGACGTCGAAGCCGTTATCGATCAACACATCGATATTCTCGAGCAGCGAAGTGGCACGCGCATCATCATTATCGACACATCCACCTCCGAGCCGGATGTCAGCCGCAAATTGGCGCGTCGTTTGGCGGAGCTGAATCATGGTTTTCTGGACGCACCGGTCAGCGGCGGTCCGGCTGGAGCCGCTTCTGGAAAGCTGACAATGATGATTGGTGGAGCGGAAAAAGATGCCGCACTCGCCCGGCCAGTCATCGAGGCTCTGTCCGCAAAGGTGCTTCACGTCGGCGCAAGCGGATCTGGGAATGTTGCGAAGCTGATCAACAATCTTCTCGCAGCAGCGCACATGATCACCACGAGCGAAGCACTCAAACTCGCGCTTTCGAGCGGCATTGATCCGGAAGCTGCCTTGCGTGTGCTGAATGCGGCATCTGGAAAGTCGATGATCAGTGAGGTGCATTTTCCCACCTGGATCATGTCCGACCGTTTTGACAGCGGCTTTTCCATGGGCCTGATGCGCAAGGATGTTCGCCTTGCGAGCGAACTGGCGCGGAGCACGGGGGCAGAACTTCCCATAGCCGAACTTGTGAGCCAGTTGTGGAGCAAATCCGAGTTGAAAGACAGTGACGACTTCACCCGCATGGGTGCCTTCAAACCATCTTCAAAATAG
- a CDS encoding LysR family transcriptional regulator, which produces METLDAKALRIFTAVVRTGSIRSAAELLHVAASVVSRQIAETERNVGLPLFERSSRGVGLTDAGRLVLEHAQRVIEDRNLHSEQLDQLRSVQQARIRICCGEGFLGDMIEHGLKTFVKSYPLVAYSLTLGSTDDVLDTVVNGDSDIGIAYNPVIDTRLRSLAISRQPLCLVAPNGHPLLARPSIRLQDCMAESPYALLSKGHGVTQLVARVAADCGMAVAPLVETPSIDVLRRFVIAELGVTFLPNFSVATELSRSALGVAELSDPLLAQASAHLIVKARRRLPTSVDRLASHLASVMAAFKV; this is translated from the coding sequence ATGGAAACGCTTGACGCCAAAGCTCTCCGGATCTTCACCGCCGTCGTGCGAACGGGTTCGATCCGAAGCGCGGCAGAACTCCTGCATGTTGCCGCGTCGGTTGTCAGCCGGCAAATCGCCGAAACAGAGAGAAACGTCGGGCTTCCCCTGTTCGAGCGCAGCAGTCGCGGCGTAGGCCTGACCGATGCTGGCCGGCTGGTATTAGAGCATGCACAAAGGGTGATCGAAGACAGAAATCTTCACTCCGAGCAACTCGACCAGTTGCGTAGTGTCCAGCAGGCTCGCATCCGTATTTGCTGCGGCGAAGGGTTTCTCGGCGACATGATTGAGCACGGGCTCAAGACCTTCGTGAAGAGCTACCCTTTGGTGGCCTACTCACTGACCCTGGGCAGCACCGACGATGTGTTGGACACGGTTGTCAACGGCGATTCCGACATCGGCATCGCCTATAATCCCGTCATTGATACGCGACTACGGTCGCTCGCCATTTCTCGACAGCCGCTGTGTCTCGTCGCACCGAACGGACACCCACTGCTTGCCCGTCCAAGTATCAGGCTCCAGGATTGCATGGCAGAAAGCCCCTATGCGCTGCTGAGCAAAGGACATGGGGTGACGCAGCTTGTCGCTCGCGTGGCCGCAGACTGCGGGATGGCAGTCGCACCATTGGTGGAGACACCCTCGATCGACGTGTTGAGGCGCTTCGTCATAGCGGAACTCGGCGTAACGTTCCTGCCAAACTTTTCCGTAGCGACGGAACTCTCCCGCTCGGCACTTGGCGTTGCCGAACTGAGCGACCCGCTATTGGCGCAGGCAAGTGCGCACCTTATCGTCAAAGCCCGTCGAAGACTTCCCACTTCTGTGGATCGCCTGGCAAGTCATCTCGCCTCGGTAATGGCTGCCTTCAAGGTGTAA
- a CDS encoding M20 aminoacylase family protein: protein MRTFLNNADVAEAVNWRRHLHRNPEMGFEETETSAFIAARLAEWGYAVKTGYGKTGVVGSLKRGMSSKAIGIRADIDALPIMEKSGVEYASRVAGKMHACGHDGHVAMALAAAKSLSSQAFNGAVHFVFQPAEENDGGGQAMVKDGLFRDFVMDGIYGMHNWPALDLGTCVARDGEMMAAFAIFEIKVTGRGAHGAMPHEGADPIVAASQIVSALQTIASRNVSPLQSAVVSATQVHGGDAWNVIPEEVVVKGTTRWFDEQVGATIEKRLAAIANAIASAFECMVEIDYLRRYPATTNDPACAAIIRHLAPRVPGIKVVDADPSMAAEDFSFMLREKRGCYFWLGARKSGSNPGLHSPFFDFNDDVLPLGANMWIALVQDQLESA, encoded by the coding sequence GTGCGGACATTTCTCAATAACGCGGATGTTGCTGAGGCCGTGAACTGGCGGCGTCATCTGCACCGCAATCCTGAAATGGGCTTCGAGGAAACGGAAACATCCGCCTTCATCGCTGCACGATTGGCAGAATGGGGCTACGCGGTAAAAACCGGTTATGGCAAAACCGGCGTGGTGGGCAGCTTAAAACGCGGCATGTCCTCGAAGGCCATCGGTATTCGCGCTGACATCGACGCCCTCCCTATCATGGAGAAAAGTGGCGTCGAATATGCATCCCGCGTCGCCGGAAAAATGCACGCCTGCGGTCACGATGGTCATGTGGCCATGGCTCTCGCGGCGGCGAAATCGCTTTCTTCACAGGCCTTCAATGGCGCCGTCCATTTCGTCTTCCAGCCCGCTGAAGAAAATGATGGCGGCGGCCAGGCTATGGTCAAGGACGGACTTTTCCGGGACTTCGTCATGGATGGCATCTATGGCATGCACAATTGGCCCGCCTTGGATCTCGGAACATGTGTGGCGCGTGATGGAGAAATGATGGCCGCATTCGCCATCTTCGAGATCAAAGTCACGGGACGCGGTGCCCATGGTGCGATGCCGCATGAGGGTGCAGACCCGATTGTGGCCGCGTCGCAGATTGTCTCAGCGCTCCAGACCATCGCGAGCCGTAACGTTTCCCCCTTGCAAAGCGCGGTCGTATCGGCAACGCAAGTTCATGGCGGCGATGCGTGGAACGTCATACCGGAAGAGGTCGTTGTCAAAGGTACGACCCGCTGGTTCGATGAGCAGGTTGGCGCAACGATAGAGAAACGCCTAGCAGCAATTGCAAATGCAATCGCTTCCGCGTTCGAATGCATGGTGGAGATTGACTACCTGCGCCGCTATCCGGCAACAACCAACGACCCAGCCTGCGCCGCCATCATCCGCCACCTAGCGCCCCGAGTGCCGGGCATTAAGGTTGTCGATGCGGATCCGAGCATGGCGGCGGAGGATTTTTCCTTCATGCTGCGGGAAAAACGCGGTTGTTACTTCTGGCTAGGCGCAAGGAAAAGCGGGAGCAACCCGGGCCTGCATTCGCCCTTCTTCGATTTCAACGATGATGTTTTGCCTCTTGGGGCGAACATGTGGATAGCACTGGTCCAAGATCAACTTGAGTCAGCTTGA
- a CDS encoding DUF3100 domain-containing protein, which produces MNTTSLKGWWLHGVVLAIVIVSEYIGILRLPIGIGTVVFLPILYAFALGIALNPNILKKTAALIPSDAVKLAGTMITISIMPFIAKFGTTVGPQIDKIIEAGPALVVQELGNLGTIVIAFPVAVFLLKMGRESIGATYSIDREPNLAVIADRFGLNSPEGAGAMGVYATGTLIGTFVFAIVPPLIQSLGWFDYRALAMSCGVGSGSMLAACTGGLVSVLPENKDVILALAAASNILTYATGLYVGLFVALPLTEWLYKKARPNDPANWVVKGETR; this is translated from the coding sequence ATGAACACGACATCCTTGAAAGGATGGTGGCTTCACGGCGTCGTGCTGGCCATCGTCATCGTTTCCGAATATATCGGCATACTGAGACTGCCAATCGGCATTGGCACCGTTGTATTCCTGCCAATTCTTTACGCTTTCGCTTTGGGCATCGCGCTCAATCCTAATATCTTGAAAAAGACCGCAGCGCTTATTCCTTCGGACGCTGTGAAGCTGGCCGGCACGATGATCACTATTTCCATCATGCCGTTCATCGCCAAGTTCGGTACCACTGTCGGGCCCCAGATCGACAAGATCATCGAAGCCGGTCCGGCACTCGTCGTCCAAGAACTCGGTAATCTTGGAACCATCGTCATTGCTTTCCCCGTTGCGGTTTTCCTCTTGAAAATGGGTCGGGAATCGATCGGGGCGACCTATTCGATTGACCGCGAGCCGAACCTGGCTGTGATCGCGGATCGCTTCGGCCTCAACAGCCCGGAAGGCGCAGGAGCCATGGGTGTGTACGCGACGGGTACTTTGATTGGCACATTCGTCTTTGCCATTGTGCCGCCTCTTATTCAGTCGCTGGGCTGGTTCGATTACCGTGCACTGGCCATGTCGTGCGGCGTCGGTTCGGGAAGCATGCTTGCCGCATGCACGGGCGGCCTTGTTTCTGTCTTGCCAGAGAACAAGGATGTCATTTTGGCGCTCGCAGCTGCCAGTAACATCCTGACATATGCCACCGGTCTTTATGTTGGCCTTTTCGTGGCTCTTCCGTTGACGGAATGGCTCTACAAGAAGGCACGTCCGAACGATCCGGCCAACTGGGTAGTCAAAGGAGAGACAAGATGA
- a CDS encoding lysophospholipid acyltransferase family protein translates to MLRLRSVLFNTFFYLNLILRMIVLTPIYFLVPRKLAYEIPKNWARSNHWLMKTIVGTTFEVEGLENIPATGCIFAPKHQSFWDTYALLPDLKDPVYILKRELMWIPLFGWYVAKQRMIPVNRAARGKAMLKVMDRAKEEMAKGRELIIYPEGTRRPPGAEPEYRYGIARLYRDLKVPVVPVAMHPGLFWPRRSTMRYPGHFKVRILPPIQPGLDPDTFFKTLIEVTEKASDELLIETARNNPDLPMPPTAQKRLTELGFSRG, encoded by the coding sequence ATGCTCAGACTACGTTCGGTTCTGTTCAACACTTTCTTCTATCTCAATCTCATCCTGCGCATGATCGTGCTGACGCCGATCTACTTCCTCGTGCCACGCAAACTTGCCTATGAGATCCCGAAGAACTGGGCGCGTTCCAACCACTGGCTCATGAAGACGATTGTCGGAACGACTTTCGAGGTGGAGGGACTGGAAAACATTCCGGCAACCGGATGTATCTTCGCGCCGAAGCACCAATCTTTTTGGGACACCTACGCGCTGCTGCCCGATCTGAAAGACCCGGTCTATATCCTGAAGCGCGAGCTGATGTGGATCCCGCTCTTTGGCTGGTATGTCGCCAAGCAGCGGATGATCCCCGTCAATCGTGCTGCACGTGGCAAGGCCATGCTGAAGGTCATGGACCGCGCCAAGGAGGAGATGGCCAAGGGTCGTGAGTTGATCATTTATCCGGAAGGAACACGACGTCCGCCAGGGGCGGAGCCTGAATATCGCTACGGAATCGCGCGGCTCTATCGCGATCTCAAAGTGCCGGTTGTGCCGGTCGCGATGCATCCCGGCCTCTTTTGGCCGCGCCGGTCCACCATGCGCTATCCGGGCCACTTCAAGGTCCGTATCCTGCCGCCGATCCAGCCGGGACTCGATCCTGATACCTTCTTCAAGACGCTGATCGAAGTCACGGAGAAGGCAAGCGACGAACTCCTGATCGAGACTGCGCGCAACAATCCTGACCTTCCCATGCCGCCGACCGCGCAGAAGCGGCTCACCGAGCTTGGTTTTTCGCGAGGCTGA
- a CDS encoding YdcF family protein: MAMSRIDRHDHMADSPRNRLFSRRGPLRRFIRVAILIFVVTAGAVFGGFLWFADSVATMRPPEGARADAIIVLTGGYQRIDQAVGLLRDKVGKRLLISGVNPSTTRAQIRKMTQSSPDLFACCVDMGYKAIDTIGNANEAAGWIRDKGYTSIVVVTNNYHMHRSLHELRSASPNTEFIAYPVINSDLSRTNWFANPDVLRTMMYEYAKFVVAALRDLTGIGKGNGLRD; the protein is encoded by the coding sequence ATGGCAATGAGTCGCATAGACCGGCACGATCATATGGCTGATTCGCCGCGGAACCGATTGTTCTCGCGACGCGGGCCCTTGCGCCGCTTCATCCGCGTCGCCATCCTCATTTTTGTTGTGACCGCCGGTGCCGTCTTCGGCGGATTTCTTTGGTTTGCCGATTCCGTTGCAACCATGCGCCCACCGGAAGGCGCAAGAGCCGATGCCATTATCGTCCTGACCGGGGGTTATCAGCGGATCGACCAGGCGGTCGGATTGTTGCGCGATAAGGTCGGCAAGCGGCTTCTGATCTCCGGCGTCAACCCATCCACGACACGCGCGCAGATCCGGAAGATGACGCAGAGTTCGCCCGATCTCTTCGCCTGCTGTGTCGATATGGGTTACAAGGCGATCGACACGATCGGCAACGCCAATGAGGCGGCAGGCTGGATCCGCGATAAGGGCTACACGTCTATCGTCGTCGTCACCAACAACTACCATATGCATCGAAGCCTGCATGAGCTTAGAAGCGCCAGCCCCAATACGGAATTCATCGCTTATCCGGTCATCAACTCCGATTTGAGCCGCACCAACTGGTTTGCCAATCCTGACGTGTTGCGCACCATGATGTACGAATACGCGAAATTCGTCGTCGCCGCTCTCCGCGACCTGACAGGGATCGGCAAGGGCAACGGCCTGAGGGACTAA
- a CDS encoding cell division protein FtsX — protein sequence MNEMNRKTLKPRAPQQGAPQMRIRPMAPILPPSNIQGNALIVVIAIMAFLACLTLGAVSMVRATAASWQSQISREITIQIKPEDGLDMNAALNKARNLALGFVGTREGTIMDDAATSRLLEPWLGSGLDLSELPVPRLVIITIDENNPPDFEAMRAMLKTEIPQAFLDDHRTWVDRLVSMAHTTVMIGVGVLVLVFTAMVLTVIFATRGALSGNRHIVEVLHFVGAESGFVAREFQKHFLKISLKGSGAGSAVAALVFVAAGFWQSRSLATPQSDQATALFGSFSVGIDGYLGILATMIIISLLTTITARMTVIRTIDEIDRIRSDPSKSDGL from the coding sequence ATGAATGAGATGAACCGCAAGACGCTAAAGCCGAGAGCGCCGCAGCAGGGCGCACCACAGATGCGCATCCGCCCGATGGCGCCGATCCTGCCGCCCTCCAACATTCAGGGCAATGCGCTGATCGTCGTTATTGCCATCATGGCGTTTCTCGCCTGTCTGACGCTCGGTGCCGTCAGCATGGTGCGCGCCACCGCCGCCAGCTGGCAGAGCCAGATTTCGCGTGAGATCACCATTCAGATCAAACCCGAAGACGGCCTCGATATGAATGCGGCGCTCAACAAGGCCCGCAATCTGGCGCTGGGTTTTGTCGGCACCCGCGAAGGCACGATCATGGACGATGCCGCGACAAGCCGCCTCTTGGAGCCATGGCTGGGCTCCGGGCTCGATCTGTCTGAGCTGCCGGTCCCGCGTCTCGTGATTATCACCATCGATGAAAACAACCCGCCGGACTTCGAAGCCATGCGGGCAATGCTGAAGACCGAAATCCCACAGGCCTTTCTCGACGACCACCGCACCTGGGTGGATCGTCTGGTCTCCATGGCGCATACGACAGTGATGATCGGTGTGGGCGTGCTGGTGCTGGTCTTCACCGCCATGGTGCTGACGGTGATCTTTGCCACGCGCGGGGCACTGTCCGGCAACCGGCATATTGTCGAGGTGCTGCATTTCGTCGGCGCCGAAAGCGGATTCGTCGCACGCGAATTCCAGAAGCACTTTTTGAAGATCAGCCTCAAGGGATCGGGGGCGGGTAGTGCTGTTGCCGCGCTCGTCTTCGTTGCCGCCGGCTTCTGGCAGTCGCGCTCCCTTGCAACACCGCAAAGCGACCAGGCGACCGCCTTGTTCGGCTCCTTCTCGGTCGGCATCGACGGCTATCTCGGCATTCTCGCAACCATGATCATCATTTCGCTGCTGACGACGATCACGGCGCGCATGACGGTGATCCGTACCATCGACGAGATCGACCGCATCCGTTCAGACCCGTCGAAGAGCGATGGCTTGTAA